The following are encoded together in the Thermococcus sibiricus MM 739 genome:
- a CDS encoding ThiF family adenylyltransferase, translating to MDFSRHFPIIGIEGQRKLSESTVTVVGAGALGSWEVYFLHKLGVGKIIVVDRDFVDESDLPRTIYTKEDVGKPKVEALKERFGVIGHFEDLNPSTVNLLDEADLIIDGTDNIYTRQVINDYAVKNNKPWIYVGVLSTYGNIMPIIPRKTACFRCLMPKLPERPMPTCAVAGIMSYVPSLATSIAVGLAAKILLGEEIKSELIFFDTKTLEFERVEVPRREECPACVKREFTFLEKRIKIERLCDGSIQITPPEPMNINLDEFAERLEKLGIEYLKTSQFIQFEDEDYEILVFKSGRMVVRGAEEEREAKNLFARYLGG from the coding sequence ATGGACTTTTCAAGGCACTTCCCGATCATAGGAATCGAGGGGCAGAGAAAGCTAAGCGAGAGTACCGTCACAGTGGTTGGAGCCGGCGCGCTGGGTAGTTGGGAGGTCTACTTTCTCCACAAGCTTGGAGTGGGGAAGATAATCGTTGTGGATAGGGATTTTGTAGATGAGAGCGACCTTCCAAGGACGATATACACCAAAGAAGATGTGGGAAAGCCAAAGGTCGAGGCTCTAAAGGAGAGGTTTGGAGTCATTGGGCACTTTGAGGATCTGAACCCATCAACAGTTAATCTTCTCGACGAAGCCGATCTGATAATAGACGGGACAGACAACATATACACGAGGCAAGTCATAAACGACTATGCCGTAAAGAATAACAAACCATGGATTTATGTGGGAGTTTTGAGTACATATGGCAATATAATGCCGATAATTCCTAGAAAAACAGCCTGTTTTAGGTGTCTTATGCCGAAACTTCCTGAAAGGCCAATGCCAACCTGTGCCGTCGCTGGGATAATGAGTTATGTTCCTTCGTTAGCTACTTCTATAGCAGTTGGCCTTGCTGCAAAAATCCTTTTGGGAGAAGAAATTAAAAGCGAGTTAATATTCTTTGATACGAAAACACTTGAGTTCGAGAGAGTTGAAGTTCCTAGAAGAGAAGAATGTCCAGCTTGTGTAAAAAGGGAATTTACATTTTTGGAAAAGCGGATAAAGATAGAAAGGCTTTGCGACGGCTCGATTCAGATAACACCCCCAGAGCCTATGAACATAAACCTCGATGAATTCGCAGAGAGGCTTGAAAAGCTTGGCATTGAATATCTAAAAACTTCTCAGTTTATTCAGTTTGAAGATGAGGATTACGAGATATTGGTCTTCAAAAGCGGGAGGATGGTAGTTAGAGGGGCTGAGGAGGAAAGAGAAGCAAAGAACCTATTTGCAAGATACTTGGGTGGTTGA
- the heR gene encoding heliorhodopsin HeR, whose translation MDSGENEEAVFKRLRRMNIIAGILHAITGVSMLALGFLLEWERSVYTFYLKYEIIREGGKLAFNIYPEPRVFFTLKYLGVLVALFPLMSAVAHFTVAGPKFDKYVENLKKGMNPYRWYEYTLSSSVMIVLIALFIGVVDFWSLVMIFTLNAVTMLLGYLMELLNQYTEKTNWSPFIIGWISGIVPWIVLFAYFFAAVSVAEAKPPTFVYLIFFIYFILFNIFPLNMYLQYKRVGKWKDYLHGEKVYITLSLVAKTLLAWIVFAGVFSP comes from the coding sequence ATGGACTCGGGAGAAAATGAAGAAGCTGTTTTTAAGCGATTAAGGAGAATGAACATTATAGCCGGCATACTACACGCCATAACCGGCGTTTCAATGCTGGCCTTGGGCTTCCTGCTGGAGTGGGAGCGCTCGGTTTACACATTCTACCTGAAGTACGAGATCATAAGGGAAGGCGGAAAGCTGGCTTTCAACATCTACCCTGAACCTCGGGTGTTCTTCACCCTGAAGTACCTGGGTGTGCTGGTGGCCCTCTTCCCGCTGATGTCCGCGGTAGCGCACTTCACGGTGGCCGGCCCGAAGTTCGATAAATACGTGGAGAACCTGAAAAAGGGCATGAACCCCTACCGCTGGTATGAGTACACCCTCTCCAGCTCCGTGATGATAGTGCTGATTGCCCTCTTCATCGGTGTCGTGGACTTCTGGTCGCTGGTTATGATATTCACGCTCAACGCGGTGACGATGCTCCTCGGTTACTTGATGGAGCTCCTCAACCAGTACACGGAGAAGACCAACTGGTCGCCGTTCATCATCGGCTGGATATCCGGGATAGTGCCGTGGATAGTCCTGTTCGCTTACTTCTTCGCCGCCGTTTCAGTGGCCGAGGCAAAGCCCCCAACGTTCGTCTACCTGATATTCTTCATCTACTTCATCCTGTTCAACATTTTCCCGTTGAACATGTACCTGCAGTACAAACGCGTTGGAAAGTGGAAGGACTACCTCCACGGCGAAAAGGTCTACATAACCCTGAGCCTGGTCGCGAAGACCCTCCTTGCATGGATAGTGTTCGCGGGGGTCTTCTCGCCGTGA
- a CDS encoding flavodoxin family protein — MKTLVVFYSRSGTTKRVAQEIAKALNADVDEVIDKKSRRGILGFLRAGYDATRGKTTEIEFEKDPSEYDFVIIGTSVWNGRVTPAIRTYLLQNKDKIKNAAFFCTCEGRAGKCLEQMEELLEKKPVLKKILMRKKLDEGIKELMEELET; from the coding sequence ATGAAAACGCTCGTTGTATTCTATTCACGGAGTGGAACCACAAAAAGAGTCGCCCAAGAGATTGCTAAAGCTCTTAACGCCGATGTTGATGAGGTAATAGATAAAAAGTCCCGAAGAGGCATTCTTGGCTTTCTGAGGGCCGGCTACGATGCAACAAGAGGTAAAACAACGGAAATAGAGTTTGAGAAGGACCCTTCCGAGTATGACTTCGTGATAATCGGGACTTCTGTCTGGAACGGAAGAGTAACTCCCGCCATAAGGACTTACTTGCTCCAGAACAAAGATAAGATTAAAAACGCTGCCTTTTTCTGCACGTGTGAGGGAAGGGCGGGAAAATGCCTTGAGCAGATGGAAGAGCTTTTGGAAAAGAAGCCCGTCCTCAAGAAGATCTTAATGAGGAAAAAGCTCGATGAGGGAATAAAAGAGCTCATGGAGGAACTGGAGACCTGA
- a CDS encoding MarR family winged helix-turn-helix transcriptional regulator, whose translation MPAKSEKACDLISELYWVMRKAFEERLEELGVTFLEFKALVHLKSAKTQKDLLKEMNVSKSTASKVLSSLERKGIVKRERRGKAYIVELTDKGLEVLKAIEEAGKELEEKMFAQMTSKEKSEFLSLLKKAIDGLEVSR comes from the coding sequence ATGCCCGCAAAGAGTGAAAAGGCATGCGACCTCATATCGGAACTCTACTGGGTCATGAGAAAGGCCTTTGAGGAGAGGCTCGAGGAGTTAGGAGTTACGTTCCTTGAGTTCAAAGCCCTAGTGCACCTGAAGAGTGCAAAAACTCAGAAAGACCTCCTAAAAGAGATGAACGTCTCCAAATCAACGGCTTCAAAGGTGCTTTCTTCCCTTGAGAGAAAGGGAATTGTGAAAAGAGAACGCAGGGGAAAGGCATATATCGTTGAGCTAACGGATAAGGGCCTTGAGGTGCTAAAGGCTATTGAGGAAGCTGGAAAGGAGCTTGAGGAAAAGATGTTTGCCCAAATGACGAGCAAAGAAAAATCCGAGTTCCTATCTCTCCTTAAAAAGGCAATAGACGGACTGGAGGTGAGCAGATGA
- a CDS encoding MATE family efflux transporter, which translates to MSEKMTKGVQILRGDPKKAIVKLSIPMMIGMSVQTIYNLVDGIWVSGLGPNALAAVGLFFPVFMGIIALAAGLGVGASSAIARRIGARDKEGADNVAVHAIILSVILGVAIPLTMLPTIDSLFMSMGARGEAVDLAIAYARVLLIGAFVAVFSNVGNGILRGEGDANRAMLAMVLGSGLNMILDPIFIYTLGFGVVGAAYATLLSMMVTALFIAYWLFVKRDTYVDITLRDFSPSRKILRDILRVGLPASLSQLSMSIAMFFLNRVAIMAGGENGVAVFTSAWRVTMLGIVPILGMATATTAVTGAAYGERNIEKLETAYLYAIKLAFMIELGVIAFIMVFAPQVAYLFTYSEAAQVIKPELISALRTLPIFLVLTPFGMMTSAMFQGIGEGEKSLVLTIFRTLIMQVGFAYLFVHYTSFGLRGVWIGIVMGNMVAALTGFTWGRLKVKALKRVFHGSA; encoded by the coding sequence ATGAGCGAAAAGATGACAAAGGGTGTGCAGATTTTAAGAGGCGACCCGAAAAAGGCCATAGTCAAGCTCTCAATCCCAATGATGATAGGAATGTCTGTGCAGACAATATACAATCTCGTTGATGGAATATGGGTTTCCGGCCTCGGCCCCAACGCTCTGGCCGCTGTGGGACTCTTCTTCCCGGTCTTCATGGGAATTATAGCACTCGCTGCAGGACTTGGTGTAGGTGCGAGCTCCGCAATAGCGAGGAGGATAGGGGCCAGGGACAAGGAAGGGGCCGACAACGTCGCCGTGCACGCCATCATTCTCTCGGTGATTCTCGGCGTGGCCATACCGCTCACCATGCTCCCCACGATAGATTCACTATTCATGTCAATGGGTGCCAGAGGTGAGGCCGTTGATCTGGCCATAGCTTATGCAAGGGTGCTCCTCATAGGGGCCTTCGTGGCCGTCTTCAGCAACGTCGGAAACGGCATCCTGAGGGGAGAAGGGGATGCAAATAGGGCAATGCTCGCGATGGTGCTCGGTTCGGGCCTCAACATGATCCTAGACCCAATATTCATCTACACCCTTGGCTTCGGCGTCGTTGGTGCGGCTTACGCGACCCTGCTTTCGATGATGGTTACTGCCCTCTTCATCGCCTACTGGCTCTTCGTCAAGAGGGACACCTACGTGGACATAACGCTCAGGGACTTCTCGCCGAGCCGAAAAATCCTCAGGGACATACTGCGCGTCGGCCTTCCAGCATCGCTCTCCCAGCTCTCCATGTCCATAGCTATGTTCTTCCTCAACCGCGTTGCGATAATGGCTGGCGGGGAAAACGGCGTTGCCGTCTTCACGAGTGCCTGGCGCGTCACGATGCTCGGGATAGTCCCGATACTGGGAATGGCCACTGCAACGACCGCCGTCACCGGAGCGGCTTATGGAGAGAGGAATATCGAGAAGCTCGAAACAGCTTACCTCTACGCCATAAAGCTTGCTTTCATGATAGAGCTCGGGGTGATCGCATTCATAATGGTCTTCGCTCCGCAGGTGGCATATCTCTTCACGTATTCCGAGGCCGCCCAGGTGATAAAGCCCGAGCTGATCTCTGCCCTTAGAACGCTCCCCATATTCCTAGTTCTAACGCCATTCGGTATGATGACCTCGGCGATGTTCCAAGGTATAGGAGAGGGTGAGAAGTCGCTCGTTTTAACCATCTTCAGAACTCTCATCATGCAAGTCGGCTTTGCTTACCTGTTCGTACACTACACTTCCTTCGGCCTCAGAGGAGTGTGGATTGGCATCGTGATGGGCAATATGGTAGCAGCACTTACCGGGTTCACCTGGGGAAGGTTGAAGGTAAAAGCGTTGAAACGGGTTTTTCACGGCTCCGCTTAG
- the dmpI gene encoding 4-oxalocrotonate tautomerase DmpI produces the protein MITMPTIIIEGLKADVETKRELVKKITEVVREVYKIHHVTVIIHENELENVGVDGELLSDAIAKRKG, from the coding sequence ATGATAACCATGCCCACGATAATAATTGAGGGACTGAAGGCCGATGTGGAAACCAAAAGAGAGCTCGTGAAGAAAATAACGGAGGTCGTCAGGGAAGTCTACAAGATACACCACGTGACCGTGATAATCCACGAGAACGAGCTTGAGAATGTGGGCGTTGATGGGGAACTTCTCTCGGATGCGATAGCTAAGAGAAAAGGCTGA
- a CDS encoding urease accessory protein UreH domain-containing protein has translation MKKAIIFLVALVIFTNLVSANAMTYGELKFYNPSNEEELEELLSAHEGEYFLVFYHSETCPACTYMKNNVFPTEKAREVLKGINLITIDVYRVRGLTNLRYRVYGEVLVIQPDNTGYYRPKERGEVVNVGVPGTPTMVIFKVENGEKILKSIAVGALNPQGLEFFVQNSIGDEKPKEEKENSSNISLVLLLSIFSAGILSVFSPCVLPLIVGTFSLLFAKRRVEVIIVGLVMSFSLLGALAGVLGSYIVQIRGALYFIGGLGFIFVGASLISDTINQKFTSFIPHPSERVYSKNGHIYDFLLGSALGVTWIGCIAPYVGFAVITAALSGSILKGIIIMSVYGLGIGLTIYLLLSSKDLAEWINKKFLSGKISLNEGKKARWEKILGIVIILFGLLMLTELTPLKLWSRIFEELAKL, from the coding sequence GTGAAAAAAGCCATCATATTCCTTGTTGCACTTGTGATCTTTACAAATCTGGTAAGTGCAAATGCCATGACTTACGGAGAACTAAAGTTTTACAATCCTTCAAACGAGGAAGAACTCGAAGAATTGCTTTCAGCTCACGAAGGAGAATATTTCCTAGTCTTTTACCATTCGGAAACCTGCCCAGCCTGTACTTATATGAAGAACAACGTTTTTCCCACTGAAAAGGCCAGGGAAGTTCTGAAAGGCATTAACTTGATAACCATCGACGTGTATAGAGTACGAGGGCTCACAAATCTCAGATACAGAGTTTATGGTGAAGTTCTCGTCATCCAACCAGATAACACTGGTTATTACAGACCAAAGGAGAGAGGGGAAGTTGTAAACGTCGGCGTTCCCGGCACACCGACAATGGTAATATTCAAAGTTGAAAATGGGGAAAAGATTCTAAAAAGCATAGCTGTTGGGGCGTTAAACCCACAAGGCCTTGAGTTTTTCGTGCAAAATAGCATCGGGGATGAGAAACCAAAAGAAGAAAAAGAAAACTCTTCCAATATATCTCTCGTCCTTCTCCTCTCAATCTTCTCGGCTGGAATTCTGAGCGTATTTTCTCCCTGCGTCCTTCCCCTTATAGTGGGAACTTTTTCACTCCTTTTTGCAAAAAGAAGAGTTGAGGTTATTATAGTGGGTCTTGTGATGTCTTTCTCTTTACTCGGGGCTTTGGCTGGCGTCTTGGGCTCTTACATTGTCCAGATTAGAGGAGCTCTCTATTTTATAGGCGGTCTCGGATTCATCTTCGTTGGAGCTTCTTTGATAAGTGACACCATCAATCAAAAGTTTACCAGCTTCATACCTCATCCCTCGGAGAGAGTTTACTCAAAAAATGGACACATTTACGACTTCCTGTTGGGTTCTGCACTTGGGGTTACTTGGATTGGATGTATAGCTCCATACGTCGGGTTTGCAGTTATTACAGCAGCCCTCAGTGGGAGCATCTTAAAGGGGATAATAATAATGAGCGTTTACGGATTGGGAATTGGTCTCACAATTTATCTGCTTCTAAGTTCAAAAGATCTGGCAGAGTGGATAAACAAAAAGTTCCTTTCGGGCAAGATCAGCCTCAACGAAGGTAAAAAAGCCAGATGGGAGAAAATCTTAGGAATTGTGATTATTCTTTTCGGACTTCTAATGCTCACCGAGCTTACACCGCTCAAGCTCTGGAGTAGGATATTCGAAGAGCTCGCAAAACTTTAA
- a CDS encoding DUF302 domain-containing protein, with amino-acid sequence MFRYRRKVEMSLKDAEEKLKAELEKKGYKVVLEFTPSDVVKAKLGVDMEPYKILYVCNPKKFYEMTKAEYEIGSFAPCPVLLYEKDESVYIAIKTTNEIVDVIKEPLEDVRAVIDSL; translated from the coding sequence ATGTTTAGATACAGAAGAAAGGTTGAAATGTCTCTAAAGGATGCCGAAGAAAAACTGAAGGCAGAACTTGAAAAGAAGGGCTACAAAGTCGTTCTTGAGTTTACTCCAAGCGACGTCGTGAAGGCCAAGCTCGGCGTTGATATGGAGCCATACAAGATTCTTTATGTTTGCAATCCAAAGAAGTTCTACGAGATGACGAAGGCAGAATACGAGATAGGTTCATTTGCTCCCTGCCCAGTACTGCTTTATGAAAAAGATGAAAGTGTATACATCGCTATAAAAACAACAAATGAAATCGTGGATGTAATTAAAGAACCTCTTGAGGACGTTAGAGCTGTTATAGATTCTCTCTAA
- a CDS encoding sugar phosphate isomerase family, translated as MQRALVTLTPSESKRLIAKAIVALEEVQHALENGFVYIATGTTAAYVAEEILREKIEKEKWTVGTISKGRTCVTAKKTWPKHLVLYKGKPYEGEPLEALKEMGPDDVYIKGANAIDQNWNVAVFAAAPDGGTIGRTFGWTITKGVITITPISLEKFTPTPVEVSAKLTGIYSFDWGTGLYAALVPIPHAIPVTEVEAYEILANVDAIPIASGGAGGAEGSVTLVLEGDEEDMEKAKEITKAVKGEPPLKPYTEEDCSICPFAKVCGIGTGVF; from the coding sequence ATGCAAAGAGCCCTTGTAACCCTTACCCCAAGTGAAAGCAAACGCTTAATTGCCAAAGCCATTGTAGCACTTGAAGAAGTACAACATGCTCTTGAAAACGGTTTTGTTTATATTGCCACTGGCACAACTGCTGCATATGTGGCAGAGGAGATTTTAAGAGAAAAAATCGAAAAAGAAAAGTGGACTGTTGGAACAATAAGCAAAGGAAGAACATGTGTAACAGCAAAAAAGACGTGGCCAAAACATCTCGTCCTTTATAAAGGAAAACCGTACGAAGGTGAACCCTTAGAGGCTCTAAAAGAGATGGGCCCTGACGATGTATATATAAAAGGAGCAAATGCCATAGATCAAAACTGGAATGTAGCTGTTTTTGCAGCCGCTCCTGATGGTGGAACAATAGGAAGAACCTTTGGATGGACAATAACAAAAGGAGTCATCACGATAACCCCAATAAGCCTTGAAAAGTTCACTCCTACACCAGTTGAGGTTAGTGCCAAACTTACAGGCATTTATTCTTTTGATTGGGGAACAGGACTCTATGCTGCGTTAGTTCCAATCCCACATGCCATTCCAGTTACAGAAGTAGAGGCCTATGAAATCCTAGCTAATGTTGATGCAATCCCCATAGCCTCTGGAGGAGCTGGAGGTGCAGAAGGAAGCGTAACACTCGTCCTTGAGGGTGATGAAGAGGATATGGAAAAGGCCAAGGAGATAACGAAGGCAGTTAAAGGAGAGCCTCCTTTAAAGCCGTACACAGAAGAAGACTGCTCGATCTGTCCGTTCGCAAAGGTCTGTGGAATTGGAACCGGAGTGTTCTAA
- a CDS encoding IS607-like element ISTsi1 family transposase, whose product MVRLYRTGEASKKLGVSKMTILRWIKSGKLKAHRIGKEYRVPESEIKKILEGKIPDQVAIYARVSSQNQKEDLERQVEYLKNYCSAKGYQVAKIITDISSGLNENRKGLKQLFKLVENGEITKVVITYKDRLTRFGFKYLEQYFNSHGVEIEVIFDDEEKTLEEKELVEDLLAIVTSFAGKLYGARSHKKKRLVEAVKNALRDD is encoded by the coding sequence GTGGTGAGGCTTTACCGGACTGGTGAAGCATCAAAGAAACTCGGAGTTTCCAAGATGACAATCCTCCGCTGGATAAAATCGGGTAAACTCAAAGCCCACCGCATTGGAAAAGAATACAGAGTTCCAGAGAGCGAAATCAAGAAGATTCTTGAAGGCAAAATCCCCGACCAAGTTGCCATTTACGCCAGAGTATCTAGTCAAAACCAAAAAGAAGACTTGGAAAGGCAAGTCGAATACCTCAAAAACTACTGCTCGGCAAAAGGCTACCAGGTTGCTAAAATCATAACAGACATCTCCTCCGGCCTGAACGAGAACAGAAAAGGACTAAAACAACTCTTCAAACTCGTTGAGAATGGAGAAATAACCAAAGTCGTGATAACATACAAGGACAGGCTCACCCGCTTCGGCTTCAAATACCTCGAACAGTACTTCAACTCCCACGGCGTTGAAATCGAAGTAATCTTTGACGACGAGGAGAAGACTCTAGAAGAAAAAGAACTTGTCGAAGACTTGTTGGCCATTGTAACTTCCTTCGCTGGAAAACTTTATGGAGCTCGCTCCCACAAGAAAAAACGCCTCGTCGAGGCGGTAAAGAATGCCCTCAGAGACGATTAA
- a CDS encoding M24 family metallopeptidase: MVLWKKIFEKRVKRFQNLLKRNNIDGAVIRTLSTFVYFTGTKWLRPSLLIPAEGEPTVIVAKGEGELFKQRSWIKNVIEFQKTEELMASVTVWIKKNGFNTVGMEFSIERDAYILFYELFKKLNPGVEIVDVRGLSMELRMIKDEWELKKIRKAGKIAKKGMEVAEEEIKPGKSELEVAAEIVRELMINGSEEPKVYVSATPRAHAEPFRDVEIKEGKVVTVVIGADWDHYYVNMSRSFPVGNINERAKLALNAMEEAYTKAVELTKPGIKFIAVERELEKIYRERGLIDAYITGYAHGVGLLIEEDPITTIVVPFWSAVICVKFINIATAGLPSSHLHRRAFGGNGNSPHLQGSQTNIPRANNIPVGLKTAIQTLQNPVPIRA, translated from the coding sequence GTGGTTTTATGGAAAAAAATTTTTGAAAAAAGGGTAAAACGATTTCAAAATCTTTTAAAAAGAAACAACATTGACGGCGCTGTTATAAGAACTCTCTCAACCTTTGTTTACTTCACTGGGACAAAATGGCTTAGGCCATCTCTTCTAATACCTGCTGAGGGTGAACCTACCGTCATAGTTGCTAAGGGAGAAGGTGAACTTTTCAAACAGAGAAGCTGGATTAAGAATGTAATAGAGTTTCAAAAGACTGAAGAACTTATGGCTAGTGTAACGGTTTGGATAAAGAAAAACGGGTTCAACACTGTTGGAATGGAATTCAGCATTGAGAGAGATGCATATATTTTATTCTATGAGCTCTTTAAAAAGCTCAACCCCGGAGTTGAGATCGTTGATGTAAGGGGTCTTTCTATGGAGCTTAGGATGATAAAGGATGAATGGGAACTTAAAAAGATAAGAAAGGCCGGAAAGATAGCGAAAAAAGGAATGGAAGTGGCGGAGGAGGAAATAAAGCCTGGAAAAAGTGAGCTTGAAGTTGCTGCGGAAATTGTGAGGGAACTTATGATTAATGGAAGTGAAGAGCCCAAAGTATACGTTTCTGCCACTCCAAGAGCCCATGCAGAACCCTTCAGAGATGTAGAGATTAAGGAAGGAAAAGTTGTAACGGTGGTCATTGGAGCCGATTGGGATCACTACTATGTTAACATGTCCCGTTCTTTCCCAGTTGGTAATATAAATGAAAGAGCTAAGCTGGCACTCAATGCCATGGAAGAAGCTTATACAAAAGCTGTAGAATTGACAAAGCCCGGAATTAAGTTTATTGCCGTTGAAAGGGAACTCGAAAAAATATACCGGGAGAGAGGCCTTATTGATGCATATATCACTGGCTACGCGCATGGAGTTGGTTTGCTTATCGAGGAAGACCCAATAACGACCATAGTCGTCCCGTTCTGGTCAGCCGTAATTTGTGTAAAGTTCATAAACATCGCCACGGCTGGCCTTCCCTCCTCCCATCTTCATCGGAGGGCTTTCGGGGGGAACGGAAACTCCCCACATCTTCAGGGCTCTCAAACGAACATTCCAAGAGCCAACAACATCCCTGTCGGCCTCAAAACCGCAATTCAAACACTTCAAAACCCTGTGCCCATTCGGGCTTAA
- a CDS encoding cupin domain-containing protein, translating into MFVVKAEEAERMENPHGVDVRALLKKENVKVMLVTLKPGEALERHTTPFDAFIYIIKGKAVVEVGEENEKVKKDTLVFLPKDIPHAVKNEGNLTLKFLVVKLG; encoded by the coding sequence ATGTTTGTGGTCAAGGCGGAAGAGGCCGAGAGGATGGAGAATCCCCACGGGGTTGACGTCAGGGCTCTCCTCAAAAAGGAAAATGTAAAGGTAATGCTGGTCACGCTGAAACCGGGAGAAGCTCTGGAAAGACACACAACACCTTTTGATGCCTTTATCTACATTATAAAGGGAAAAGCGGTTGTAGAGGTTGGGGAAGAGAACGAAAAGGTTAAAAAAGACACCTTAGTTTTTCTCCCGAAGGATATTCCCCACGCAGTTAAGAACGAGGGCAATCTAACCTTGAAGTTTTTAGTTGTGAAGCTTGGTTAA
- a CDS encoding DUF438 domain-containing protein: MTELLNNREYKKEQLKKLLLRIHGGEDVNKLKEEFRQVLSGISPLEIPIIEQELVKEGISARDIAKMCDLHVELFREAVKGTDELEERDLPDGHPLKTLYLENKEIMKDAEMLNLYARTLATTKDKRMRGEILGVLEELVNDLKKVGFTHYNREEMLIFPYIERRGLTAIATVLWTKHDEIRFMIKRLAELLRKKDEMSWEEFLERFKEKAGEAAFALSDMVFRENNIFYPTLKALLSKGEWKAIRQQEDEIGYYKVNPPAWDPGEDVKPLHPWEINPELSVEELLSLPKEVQQALKGQPLEFDKSELKREGDIDLGTGYISVEELKAIFEALPVDVTFIDKDDRVRFFSPGERIFSRTKSVLGRPVQLCHPPKSVQIVNKILKAFKEGRKSEATFWLRIGEKYIYIKYVPLFDKEGTYLGTLEITMDIAPYKQIEDEKRLLDWRD; encoded by the coding sequence ATGACCGAACTGCTGAACAACCGTGAATACAAAAAGGAGCAGCTGAAGAAGCTTCTCCTTAGAATCCACGGGGGTGAAGACGTAAACAAGCTTAAGGAGGAGTTCCGCCAGGTCTTGAGTGGAATTTCGCCCCTCGAGATTCCAATTATAGAGCAGGAGCTCGTGAAGGAGGGGATTTCTGCAAGGGACATAGCGAAGATGTGCGACCTGCACGTAGAGCTGTTCAGAGAGGCTGTTAAGGGGACGGATGAGCTTGAGGAGAGGGACCTTCCAGATGGGCACCCGCTCAAGACCCTTTACCTGGAAAACAAGGAGATAATGAAGGACGCAGAGATGCTCAACCTCTACGCCAGGACTTTAGCCACCACAAAGGACAAGCGCATGAGGGGTGAAATCCTCGGCGTCCTGGAGGAGCTTGTTAACGACCTCAAAAAGGTCGGCTTCACCCACTACAACCGAGAGGAGATGCTCATCTTCCCGTACATAGAGCGCCGCGGTCTGACGGCGATAGCGACCGTCCTCTGGACGAAACATGACGAAATCAGGTTCATGATAAAGAGGCTTGCCGAGCTTTTGAGGAAGAAGGACGAGATGTCATGGGAAGAGTTTTTGGAGCGCTTTAAGGAAAAGGCCGGTGAGGCTGCCTTCGCACTTAGCGACATGGTCTTCAGGGAAAACAACATCTTTTACCCCACGCTCAAAGCCCTGCTCAGTAAGGGTGAGTGGAAGGCCATCCGTCAGCAGGAGGATGAAATTGGCTACTACAAAGTAAATCCGCCCGCCTGGGATCCTGGAGAGGACGTTAAACCGCTCCACCCATGGGAGATAAATCCCGAGCTCAGCGTCGAGGAGCTTTTGAGTCTTCCCAAGGAAGTCCAGCAGGCGCTTAAGGGACAGCCATTAGAGTTCGATAAAAGTGAGCTAAAGAGGGAAGGAGATATAGACCTCGGAACTGGTTACATAAGCGTCGAGGAGCTGAAGGCCATCTTTGAGGCTTTACCGGTTGACGTGACCTTTATAGACAAAGATGACCGCGTTCGCTTTTTCTCACCTGGCGAGAGAATATTCTCAAGGACAAAATCGGTGCTCGGAAGGCCCGTTCAGCTCTGTCATCCGCCGAAGAGCGTCCAAATCGTCAACAAAATCCTGAAAGCCTTCAAGGAAGGCAGGAAGAGTGAGGCCACATTCTGGCTCAGGATTGGAGAGAAGTACATTTACATCAAATACGTGCCCCTCTTTGACAAAGAGGGCACCTACTTGGGAACCCTTGAGATAACGATGGACATCGCCCCATACAAACAGATAGAAGATGAAAAGAGGCTTCTGGACTGGAGGGATTGA